Proteins from a single region of Methanotorris igneus Kol 5:
- the arfB gene encoding 2-amino-5-formylamino-6-ribosylaminopyrimidin-4(3H)-one 5'-monophosphate deformylase, translating into MQLRLSSGKIIDEKVHEIGIIALGSFLENHGSALPIDTDAKIASYIALKTAILTGAKFLGVVIPSTEYHYVKHGIHNTPEEVVDFIKFLVKEGKKIGIKKFLIVNCHGGNVLIKGFLENLEKEFDVEIKMKNITFTHAATEEVSVGYVVGIVDENKLDEHTFNKYPEIGMVGLKEARENNKFIDEEAKVVEKEGVKIDKKLGEKILNQTIKECVEIVKLWVVKGNGC; encoded by the coding sequence ATGCAGTTGAGGTTATCTTCTGGAAAAATAATAGATGAGAAGGTTCATGAAATTGGCATAATTGCACTTGGCTCTTTTTTGGAGAATCATGGTTCTGCTCTACCAATAGACACAGATGCAAAGATTGCCTCATATATTGCTTTAAAAACTGCTATTTTGACAGGAGCAAAGTTTTTAGGGGTAGTTATTCCTTCAACAGAATATCATTATGTTAAACATGGAATACATAATACACCAGAGGAAGTTGTTGATTTTATAAAATTTTTGGTAAAGGAGGGTAAAAAAATAGGTATAAAGAAGTTTTTGATTGTTAATTGTCATGGAGGGAACGTTTTAATTAAAGGGTTTTTGGAAAACTTAGAAAAGGAGTTTGATGTTGAGATAAAGATGAAGAACATAACATTTACCCATGCCGCAACTGAGGAGGTTTCTGTTGGTTATGTTGTTGGAATAGTTGATGAAAATAAACTGGATGAGCATACTTTCAATAAATACCCTGAAATTGGCATGGTTGGATTAAAAGAGGCGAGGGAAAATAACAAATTTATAGATGAGGAGGCAAAGGTTGTTGAGAAAGAGGGTGTTAAAATAGACAAAAAACTTGGAGAGAAAATTTTAAACCAAACTATTAAAGAATGTGTTGAAATTGTTAAATTATGGGTTGTTAAAGGGAATGGCTGCTAA
- a CDS encoding RNA-protein complex protein Nop10 — protein MRMKKCLKCGRYTLKELCPNCGEKTMVPKPPKFSLEDRYGKYRRMLKKSLKNKN, from the coding sequence ATGAGAATGAAAAAATGCTTAAAATGTGGGAGATATACTTTAAAAGAACTTTGTCCCAATTGTGGAGAAAAGACTATGGTTCCAAAGCCTCCAAAGTTTTCTCTGGAGGATAGATACGGAAAATATAGAAGGATGCTTAAAAAATCCTTAAAGAATAAAAATTAA
- a CDS encoding translation initiation factor IF-2 subunit alpha has product MRRDFPEEGDIVIGTVIDVKPFGAFVELLEYPGKEGMVHISEVSSGWIKNIRDYIKKGQRVVAKVMRVNKEKGQIDLSLKRVTEQQKRAKVQEWKRFQRAEKMLEMAAQKLGKSLEEAWEEVGYLLEEEFGELYSAFEGLVIEGKDLLADLDIPQEWVDVLYEIAKENIELTNVKVEGFVELKSLAPNGVKIIKKALTNALKANPYEDVEVKITYVGSPKYRIEVIAPDYKSGEEVLKKVADKAIEYMEKHGGEGKFYRE; this is encoded by the coding sequence ATGAGAAGAGATTTTCCAGAAGAGGGAGATATAGTCATTGGAACAGTTATTGATGTTAAACCATTTGGGGCATTTGTTGAGCTCTTAGAATACCCTGGGAAGGAAGGGATGGTACACATTTCAGAAGTTTCATCAGGTTGGATTAAGAATATTAGGGATTACATTAAAAAAGGCCAGAGGGTTGTGGCAAAAGTAATGAGAGTCAATAAAGAAAAAGGGCAGATAGATTTATCATTAAAGAGAGTCACTGAACAACAGAAAAGGGCAAAAGTACAAGAATGGAAGAGGTTCCAAAGAGCAGAAAAAATGCTCGAAATGGCTGCACAGAAGTTAGGAAAAAGTTTAGAAGAGGCTTGGGAAGAGGTTGGTTATTTGTTGGAGGAAGAGTTTGGAGAACTTTACAGTGCTTTTGAGGGCCTTGTTATTGAGGGTAAGGATTTATTGGCTGATTTGGATATTCCACAAGAGTGGGTAGATGTATTATATGAGATTGCAAAAGAAAACATTGAATTAACAAACGTTAAGGTTGAAGGGTTTGTTGAATTGAAATCCTTAGCACCGAATGGAGTTAAAATTATTAAAAAGGCATTAACAAATGCTTTAAAAGCAAATCCATACGAGGACGTTGAGGTTAAGATAACCTATGTTGGTTCACCAAAATATAGAATAGAGGTTATCGCTCCAGATTATAAGAGTGGGGAAGAAGTTTTAAAGAAGGTTGCTGATAAGGCAATAGAATACATGGAAAAACACGGTGGGGAAGGAAAATTCTATAGAGAATAA
- a CDS encoding 30S ribosomal protein S27e: protein MDLIPTPRSKFLKVQCPECNNEQVIFGCPSTVVKCLVCGKVLAEPRASKGLIKAKILEVLG from the coding sequence ATGGACTTGATACCAACACCAAGAAGTAAATTTTTAAAAGTCCAATGCCCAGAGTGCAACAACGAGCAAGTAATATTTGGGTGCCCTTCAACAGTTGTAAAATGTTTAGTTTGCGGTAAAGTATTAGCAGAGCCAAGAGCATCAAAAGGATTAATCAAGGCAAAAATTTTAGAAGTCTTAGGATAA
- a CDS encoding 50S ribosomal protein L44e: MKMKKRIRRYCPYCKKHTEHIVERAKKRKASELTWGQRQFRRVLRGYGGYPRPLPDNAKPTKKLDLRYKCTVCGKMHTRANGGFRVSKFELVE, encoded by the coding sequence ATGAAAATGAAAAAAAGGATAAGAAGATACTGTCCATACTGTAAAAAACACACAGAGCACATTGTAGAGAGAGCAAAAAAGAGAAAAGCAAGTGAATTAACTTGGGGTCAAAGACAATTCAGAAGAGTTTTAAGAGGTTATGGAGGTTACCCAAGACCTTTACCAGACAACGCTAAGCCAACAAAGAAGTTGGACTTAAGATACAAATGTACAGTTTGCGGTAAGATGCACACAAGAGCAAATGGTGGATTTAGGGTAAGTAAATTTGAATTAGTAGAGTAA
- a CDS encoding DNA polymerase sliding clamp has protein sequence MFRAVISEAKEFKKVIDAASNLLDEICFEVNEEGIKARAMDPSHVALVSIDIPKEAFEEYEADVHDIGVDLEAFKKIMNRAKAKDKLILELDEEKNKLNVIFKGAATRKFALALYDVSSSNLQVPDIEYPNEILIKAGPFVDALKDADLVNDHVTLKVEDGKFIVYAKGDLNESETIFEEDSESIISMNIGENAKSTFNLEYLRDMTKAASSSDILKIYLGTDMPVKIEYDVAGANLTFLLAPRIES, from the coding sequence ATGTTTAGGGCAGTAATTAGTGAAGCTAAGGAATTCAAAAAGGTTATAGATGCCGCAAGCAATCTTTTAGATGAGATTTGCTTTGAAGTTAATGAAGAGGGTATAAAAGCGAGGGCAATGGATCCAAGTCATGTTGCCTTAGTAAGTATAGATATACCAAAAGAGGCATTTGAGGAATATGAGGCAGACGTTCATGATATCGGTGTTGACTTAGAGGCATTTAAAAAGATAATGAATAGGGCAAAGGCAAAAGACAAGTTAATTTTGGAGTTGGATGAAGAGAAAAATAAATTAAATGTGATATTTAAAGGGGCTGCTACAAGAAAATTTGCCCTCGCTTTGTATGATGTCTCATCATCAAACCTCCAAGTTCCAGATATTGAGTATCCAAATGAAATCTTAATTAAAGCAGGTCCATTTGTTGATGCGTTGAAGGATGCGGATTTGGTAAATGACCATGTAACTTTAAAAGTTGAGGATGGTAAGTTCATTGTTTATGCAAAAGGGGATTTGAACGAGAGTGAGACAATCTTTGAGGAAGATAGTGAGAGTATTATCAGCATGAACATTGGAGAAAATGCAAAGAGCACTTTCAACCTTGAGTATTTAAGAGATATGACAAAGGCAGCATCATCAAGTGATATTTTAAAAATATACTTGGGAACAGACATGCCTGTTAAGATTGAGTATGATGTTGCTGGAGCTAATTTGACATTTTTACTCGCTCCAAGGATCGAATCATAA
- a CDS encoding selenium metabolism-associated LysR family transcriptional regulator, protein MDPKISYFQTFLVAAKTKSFSKAAKKLGVTQGTVSNHIAALEKFFDAQLFLRTPEGVDLTPEGKILYEHSEKILDYINNAKQQMRILHEHPEGTIRVAASTTPGEHILPSIIREYRKEFKDVDFEITITDSEKCFKMLEEGSADIAAVGHLYDKNYDYVVIGKDRLVLIVPPNHPLAKKGVATLSDILKEDYIDREKGSGTREVIINALQDRGYSIMDLHVVMSLGSTSSVITAVSEGYGISIISEIAAKKAAEAGLVKIVPVEDLDLTRYLYLVKGKRPKNPSAVKSFWDFVSE, encoded by the coding sequence ATGGATCCAAAGATAAGTTACTTCCAAACATTCCTTGTTGCTGCTAAGACAAAAAGCTTTTCAAAGGCCGCAAAGAAACTTGGGGTTACGCAAGGGACTGTAAGTAATCATATAGCAGCATTGGAGAAGTTTTTTGATGCTCAGTTATTTTTAAGGACACCTGAAGGTGTGGATTTAACTCCAGAAGGAAAAATATTGTATGAACACTCTGAAAAGATATTGGATTACATAAACAATGCTAAGCAACAGATGAGAATTTTACATGAGCATCCAGAGGGAACAATAAGGGTTGCAGCAAGTACAACACCTGGAGAACATATACTTCCAAGTATTATAAGAGAGTATAGGAAAGAATTTAAGGATGTTGACTTCGAAATAACCATAACTGATTCAGAGAAATGCTTCAAAATGCTTGAAGAAGGTAGTGCAGATATTGCTGCTGTTGGGCATTTATATGATAAAAATTATGATTATGTTGTTATAGGGAAGGATAGGCTTGTTTTAATTGTTCCTCCAAATCATCCACTTGCTAAGAAAGGAGTGGCAACATTATCTGATATCTTAAAAGAGGATTATATAGATAGAGAAAAAGGTTCTGGTACAAGAGAAGTGATAATAAATGCTCTCCAAGATAGAGGATATTCAATAATGGATTTGCATGTTGTTATGAGTTTGGGTAGTACTTCTTCTGTTATAACTGCTGTTTCAGAAGGTTATGGAATAAGTATAATATCAGAGATTGCTGCAAAGAAAGCCGCAGAGGCAGGATTGGTTAAAATAGTTCCTGTTGAAGATTTGGATTTAACAAGGTATCTATACTTAGTAAAAGGAAAGAGACCAAAAAATCCAAGTGCTGTTAAATCTTTCTGGGATTTTGTATCTGAATAA